The Pirellulales bacterium DNA window AAGCCTGCGTATGCCCCTTTAACAAATTCTGAACCCGTATCGCGTGTGCACTTCCTAATCGCGACCATAGCGGTCAAGCGCGGAAGATGATGCTTTAAAAACGTCCCATCTGGATCAATGTTCTACATGGTACTTGCGAGCGCCGTGATGCGGGAAAGATATTGCGCGACGTCAAAAATGACGGACGCCTGACTGGCGCCGGATCAAATTCCGCGAGAGCGCGTTGCGGCTGATGAATCCAGGAGGACTCGTCATGCCGGACAAACGCACCATCGAAAAAGCCGTCGCCGACAAACGTGCTGGCAAATCCGCGTCGACCCAGGCCGGGGAGTTCGTCCACGATGAAATCGATAAGATCAGGCATGGCGAGCACGGTGCGCGCTCGGCGAAGCAGGCGATCGCAATCGGATTGTCGGAAGCCCGGCGGGCGGGTGTCGACCTGCCACCGCCGAAGCGGGGAAAGACCACGGAACGGACCCGCAAAAGCGCGGAATACGCCTATGAGGTGGGGCAAGGGGAGCGGAAGACGACGCGGCGCCCGAAAGTTGCCAAGGCCGTGAAACGTGCGTTGAAACGTGAGCCCACTGATACGGTCTCGCGTGCGGCGCTCTCTCGGCAGGCGCGGACTGCGGCCTCCCAGCGATCGGCGGGGTCGCGCTCGGCTTCGGCAAAGAAGGCTGCGGCGACCAAAGGTCCGGCCGAGCGTAGCACGGCGGCGCGAAAGGGTGCTCGCACACGCAGTTCCCGCAA harbors:
- a CDS encoding DUF6496 domain-containing protein; this encodes MPDKRTIEKAVADKRAGKSASTQAGEFVHDEIDKIRHGEHGARSAKQAIAIGLSEARRAGVDLPPPKRGKTTERTRKSAEYAYEVGQGERKTTRRPKVAKAVKRALKREPTDTVSRAALSRQARTAASQRSAGSRSASAKKAAATKGPAERSTAARKGARTRSSRKK